The following proteins are encoded in a genomic region of Xanthomonas citri pv. mangiferaeindicae:
- a CDS encoding transcriptional regulator, with translation MGRGPSIEARKNATDAKRGKIFTKIIREIGVAARAGGGDPANNPRLRAAIDKGMAQNMSKDVVERAIKKATGELEGVEYEEIRYEGYAPGGVAVIVDALTDNKVRTVADVRHAFGKCGGNLGTDGSVAFMFKRLGVLSYDAGADEERITEVAIEAGADDVIVYPEDGAIDVVTAPEDFAAVREAMAAAGLAPEHAELTFRADNDVAVDAETAQQVRKLLDLLEDLDDVQDVYSNVDQASLDGA, from the coding sequence ATGGGACGAGGACCTTCGATCGAGGCCCGCAAGAACGCGACCGACGCCAAGCGCGGCAAGATCTTCACCAAGATCATCCGCGAGATCGGCGTCGCCGCCCGTGCCGGCGGCGGCGATCCTGCCAACAATCCGCGCCTGCGCGCCGCCATCGACAAGGGCATGGCGCAGAACATGTCCAAGGACGTGGTCGAGCGCGCGATCAAGAAGGCGACCGGCGAGCTGGAAGGGGTCGAGTACGAGGAGATCCGCTACGAGGGCTACGCGCCGGGCGGGGTGGCGGTCATCGTCGATGCATTGACCGACAACAAGGTCCGCACTGTGGCCGACGTGCGCCATGCGTTCGGCAAGTGCGGCGGCAACCTCGGCACCGATGGCTCGGTGGCCTTCATGTTCAAGCGCCTGGGCGTGCTGAGCTACGACGCCGGCGCCGATGAAGAACGGATCACCGAGGTCGCGATCGAGGCCGGGGCCGACGACGTGATCGTCTATCCCGAGGACGGCGCGATCGACGTGGTCACCGCGCCCGAGGACTTCGCCGCGGTGCGCGAGGCGATGGCCGCCGCGGGCCTGGCGCCCGAGCACGCCGAGCTGACGTTCCGCGCCGACAACGATGTCGCGGTGGATGCCGAGACCGCGCAGCAGGTCCGCAAGCTGCTGGACCTGCTCGAGGATCTCGACGACGTGCAGGACGTGTACTCGAACGTGGACCAGGCCTCGCTGGACGGCGCCTGA
- a CDS encoding crossover junction endodeoxyribonuclease RuvC, which produces MTRILGIDPGSQRTGVGIIDVDAAGRVTHVHHAPLSLLSAGDFPARLRRLLVGLGELVELHRPDEVAIERVFMSRNPDSALKLGQARGAAIGAVVLRDLPVHEYAASEIKLAVVGRGSAEKGQVQHMVGLMLGLTGKLQADAADALAVAITHAHVRATAGRLGLDARQAWSRK; this is translated from the coding sequence ATGACCCGCATCCTCGGTATCGATCCCGGCTCGCAGCGCACGGGCGTGGGCATCATCGACGTCGATGCGGCCGGCCGCGTCACGCATGTGCATCACGCGCCGCTGTCGTTGCTGTCGGCCGGCGATTTTCCGGCGCGGCTGCGTCGGTTGCTGGTGGGGCTGGGCGAGCTGGTCGAGCTGCATCGGCCCGACGAGGTCGCGATCGAACGGGTGTTCATGTCGCGCAATCCCGACTCGGCGCTCAAGCTCGGCCAGGCGCGCGGGGCTGCGATCGGTGCGGTGGTGCTGCGCGACCTGCCGGTGCATGAGTACGCGGCCAGCGAGATCAAGCTCGCGGTCGTGGGCCGCGGCAGTGCCGAGAAGGGCCAGGTCCAGCACATGGTCGGCCTGATGCTCGGGCTGACCGGCAAGTTGCAGGCCGACGCCGCCGACGCGCTGGCGGTGGCGATCACCCATGCCCACGTGCGGGCGACGGCTGGCCGGTTGGGGCTCGACGCGCGCCAGGCCTGGAGCAGGAAATGA
- a CDS encoding AraC family transcriptional regulator produces MVDRLAVLLDRFRITADVDAGPGEVGTHDDGALWLVAAGSLHMAAPSPPMAGPGLLLAPQRALADGVIAGPGARVLAARLRFEGGADNPLVRALPTVLWLPADAVPGSAGLFALLFEEAFDGRCGRTVLLDRLIEALLVQVLRQQMESGDLRGGLLAGMAHLRLRRALVALHEAPARDWTLASLAQAAGMSRSAFAQSFREALGQTPGQYLQDWRIALAQRALRRGRPLKVIADEVGYGSEAALSRAFKARSGLSPRAWRQTMGLRDAAA; encoded by the coding sequence ATGGTCGATCGTCTCGCCGTGCTGCTGGATCGGTTCCGGATCACCGCCGATGTCGATGCCGGCCCTGGCGAGGTCGGCACGCACGACGACGGCGCGTTGTGGCTGGTCGCCGCCGGATCGCTGCACATGGCCGCGCCGTCGCCGCCGATGGCCGGGCCGGGCCTGTTGCTCGCGCCGCAGCGCGCCCTGGCCGACGGGGTCATCGCCGGGCCGGGGGCGCGCGTGCTCGCGGCCCGGCTGCGCTTCGAGGGTGGCGCCGACAACCCGCTGGTGCGGGCCCTGCCCACGGTGTTGTGGCTGCCCGCCGATGCGGTGCCAGGGTCGGCCGGGCTGTTCGCGCTGTTGTTCGAGGAGGCCTTCGACGGCCGCTGTGGACGCACGGTGCTGCTCGATCGGCTGATCGAGGCCTTGCTGGTCCAGGTGCTGCGCCAGCAGATGGAGTCGGGCGACCTGCGAGGCGGCCTGCTGGCGGGCATGGCCCACCTGCGGCTGCGACGCGCGCTGGTCGCGTTGCACGAAGCGCCGGCACGCGACTGGACGCTGGCGTCGCTGGCGCAGGCTGCGGGGATGTCGCGCAGCGCCTTCGCGCAGAGCTTTCGCGAGGCGCTCGGGCAGACGCCGGGCCAGTACCTGCAGGACTGGCGAATCGCGCTCGCGCAGCGGGCACTGCGGCGCGGCCGGCCACTGAAGGTGATCGCCGACGAAGTTGGCTACGGCAGCGAGGCGGCCCTGTCGCGGGCGTTCAAGGCCCGCAGTGGACTCTCGCCCAGGGCCTGGCGGCAGACGATGGGTCTGCGGGACGCGGCCGCATGA